ATAACCGTTTGGGTGCAGCCATCAAGAAGGCAAATATTTTGCCACCAGGAAGGGCACAGACAGCATCTGCCACCCTATGCAGTCAGGTCCCACTGTGTGTCATTGAGCTGCTTTCCTTGGGCAGGATCCTGGATTTCCGACGGGTGCCCCCCACTGTTGGGAGGCTGATCAACATCACCAAGGAGATCCTGGAGGTCACCAGGAATGAAGTCCTGCAGAGTGTCTTCTTTGTCTCGCCAGGTAGGAAAAGATCATGGGCTGTGCAGGAATGGGACTGAGTCTATCCATTGACTCTGCATCCCTCCGTGATTTGGCAGCTCACATTCATTATGTGCTTAGATGCGTTACAGTGCCCGTTGCGTGGTGAGGCAGGGGTCAGTCCAAGCTCCACCGCCCCATAACTTCTTTCTCCAGTTCTCTCTGTTCTCCTCcagccagcaatgtgtgcttCTTTGCCAAGTGCCCATACATGTGCAAGACAGAGTACGCAGTGTGTGGGAACCCCCACCTCCTGGAAGGGTCCCTGTCTGCCTTCCTGCCATCCCTCAACTTGGCACCGCGGCTCTCCATCCCAAACCCATGGATCCGCTCCTACTCATTTGATGAAAAAGAGGAGTAAGTGGgtaaatgctgctgcttcatatATATGCCTTACAGGGAGGGTGTGGGAAGGAGAACAAGTGGGATACAGACTGTGAGGGGACTGTGTGCCCCCCTCCCCTGGTGTCCTGCAGGTGGGAAGTGAATCCTCTCTACTGTGACACTGTGAGGGAGATCTACCCCTACAGCAGTGGCAACCGTCTGCTTAACATCGTCGACATGGCCATATTTGACTTCCTAATAGGTACaattaaagcattttatgttgatgggaaagaaaacacgGGATAGGTCTGAAAATTACTCAGGTACTTGCAAGAGAAACCGCTGCTCTGTTCCTCCTTTACCAGGAAACATGGACCGCCACCACTATGAGATGTTCACTAAGTTTGGAGACGATGGCTTCCTCCTACACCTGGACAATGCCAGGGGGTGAGGCTGGGAGCCCAAGGGGATGTGGGGAGGCCATGGGCAGGTTGTAACACTTTGTGCTCTCTCCTTACCCCAGATTCGGGCGGCATTCTCACGATGAAATCTCCATCCTGGCCCCActctcccagtgctgtgtgtaagtgtcagctttgttttccttcccaaacACATCAGTTCCCCCTggaccagcagtgctggctgctggaaTCCACCTGGGAACCCaaccaaacagcacagcatggaaaCCACCAGTTATCTCCAAAGCAAGAGTTCAGCTTTTATGGCACTTCATAGTTACTATTCCAATGGACCCTTTCCCATGAGAACCCCCTAAATAACCCTAATGCCCAGGTGAGTTTCCCAAATCCCCACAAACAGCTCCCTGGCTCAGCAGCAGGTAAGGACCAGATGCTTGAATGCCCACCAAAGCACCAGTCCCATGCACAGAAAGGCTTTCACTGACTCTTCTGTTGGCCCAGAAACATCCCCTTGCATTTCCCAACCCATCAACACGAGGTGCTGCCAGCCCCACTTGTCTACATGTGCTAACAAGAAACCTCCATCCACCAGCTCTGATAATTAATCAGGTTTCTTCTCATGGCATCAAGGAGAAGCTCATCAGTTTTACCGTTTGAATCCTATCTTGGCCACCCCTTTATTAATCCACATAAATCAACAGCTGAAAGTTAAATTAAAGAGACGGGGGGAAGAAAGGCTGCTCCTCCCTGTGGTTTCTCTTTAGGAGATCCCTAACCTATTTCCTTGCTGTACCTGCTCTGTGTAAGCCTTGGGGTGCTAATTGCACTCTGTCCATATATTTGTATTACCAGATCTAATTTTAAGAACTGCTGTTTGCACCGAGTGAGACTTTCCATTTATAATTGCAGCTCACAGTGTCTCCTCCTGTTTTGTGCAGTTCGCATTAACTCTTTGACCTAGCAGCACTATCTGCAGGTCAcatccttcctgctcccccAGATCCACTTCCCAGAGGCTGTTCTTAATTTAGGTAGTATAAGCTGTAAGTCACACCTTTAATGAGCCAGCTATGGGCAAGAACTGTAACTCAAAAACAGCTTGTACTCACTATAGAGCCACCCAAAGGCTCATTTCCTACAGTAGCCCATCCATTCGGAGCTGGAGAGCATCCAGAAAGGCTTGGAATCCTCCGAGCTTCAGCCTGCTGTTTTGACCCACCTTTCACAGCTCCTGTTCAAGCCTGTGCCTCATTTAGTGAAGAttgcttctttcctcttcctgctttACTGCTTCTGATAAGCCCAAAAACAACCTCTGCAGTTCATCCAGCACATGTATCTCCTGGGCTCACAATGTCCTCAAAGGCTCTGGGTCAAACCTTcaacaaatcatagaatcattaaggccTGAAAAAATCTTAAACGTTATCAAGCCCAACTGCCACCCCTTCCCACCACATCTCTCAGTCAGGCATTATGATTGCCATACAAGAGGGACAGAGCTGGGGGCAGGATTTCCACCTCATGCTCCTGCCCATGTTCTGCCAGTTCCTTACACAACCATTAAGCACTGAACGAGCTGTTCCCCATAGGATCTGACTCCAGTTCCCCACCTCCAAGCAccactgctcacagcagagcaaacacagctgctgtttaGTGCAGCAGCTCCTTAGTTACCTCGCAGCTCCACTCTATGCAAGTGCAGCTTGCAACTTGAATGGCATTTCCCATTGCAGCCAGAGCCCCACTGCTCTTACTGACTGTTGTCCTGGCTGAGGTGTTTCTGACCATACCTTTCTCCACATGGAAATTCTGATTCTGGCTAATTGGTTCCACAAACTCAATCTACCACCTTTCCAAAATTTAAAAGGCAGTAATAGAGACTCTGAAATCAAAGTACTTCCGCAGAGGATTAAACAAATCATGTTAGAATACTCAGTGTCATTCCCCAAAGCATGCCAAGATTATAGCTTTTCACCCTACCTTCTGTCAAAGGGAAATACTTCATCCTCGGTGCCTCTTCAGGCACAATGTCAGATCAGCTCTGGGAAATACTCTCTTATTGCTCAGCTTAGAGAGACTTTTCCTCATTCATCACTAGCTAAGATGCACCACTTCGTTTTATCTCTCTCTGCCCCATTAATGTCATTTCTGGTACCGTGGCACTGCCCTGCAATCATGTGGAGAACTGGGTCACATCTGACTCAGAGGAAGAATGTTCATTGCTAAGGATTTCtaacattcttttctctctgaagacAAAAATCTGCTGTATGAGCGTTCCGTAGcctgaaaaataagaacaagagGTTTCTGCGGAGATTTCCATTTACTCCACTAAAAGCTTTTTGTTCCAAATATTGTTGTCAGTTACCTGGAGCTGTATCTTCAGCTGAAGGCTCCGACAACTGCCCCTTGCTGAGGTGCTGTGAAATGTCAGCATTGTGAtgtctgatttctttctctcccagaATAAAGAGGACAACGTTGCTGcgcctgcagctgctggctgagcccGAGTACCAGCTGAGTGCTGTGATGAGGGAATCCCTCCTGCAGGACCCCCTGGCACCTGTCCTCACAGAGCCCCATCTCCTGGCCTTGGACCGACGGTTACAGCTCATCCTGAAAGCCGTGAGGAAGTGCATAGACACACATGGAGAAGCCAAAGTGGTGGCCAATGACACCAGGCAGCCAGAGGCTCCCGCATCTGACAGAGTGAAGCTGAGCACATAAACAGccttcagctcctgctcagaGGCAGGGAAGACCCCTGTGAGACCAAGGACAGATGTGAACAGTTGATCATTTCTGTCTACAAGTGCCCATGAGATGGAGAGGGGAAACTCTTTGGAAGATCTTCAGGGATCATGGTGGGCTCCCAGGCTAAGAGCAAAGCTGCCAGGCTCGGTGTGGTATGGCTGAGCAAGCCTTGTGAGTGACAAGGACACACAGCCTGCACAAGAGTTTGGTCTTGCTATGATGGACACAAGCTAGATCCAAGGATAAGGCTTGAATAAAGAGATGCCACGAATATTCTCCTCTTTTTAAATCTGCGTTCTGTAACCAAGACCGTGCATGTGAGAAAGGAGCAACCTTACTCTTAGACAAGGTGACACATTGGTTAATGTGGTCAGACTGGAGCAGTCCTGCACAGCACCCACCAGCAGACAAGACCCCTGCCCTGGGtctctgcaacagaaaacaaccaGCCCAGGCAACTGCAATCTGTGCACGCTGCATAAAAGCCCACTGCCTTGCAGGGCAGTAAGATCATTTCTATTGTAATCTGCCTTGGGGGTGGAAGAACCAGTCTGGGTTATAACAGGACTGCATTTACAATCCCAGAAGCCACCCGCTTTTGGTCATAATATTTCactgaggtgggggggggggctccacCTTGCATCATCTTCTTGCTTCAAAGTCACTCAGGTTATCAGCAttcactggaaaaaagaaatggctcctcctcctcctccccttaTCTCTGTGTATTTTGAGGAGAAGCAATAGGAACTGAAGACCAAAAAAGAGTAGAGAAGGAGTTAGAGATCTTTCAACTTGCCTCCCAAGGACAAGGCTTAAGCATGGTTTGATTACTGCAGCTCCTTAATAGCTTTTTGCCTCAACTGTTCAGGAATGATTACACTGAGTTTCTTGGCAGCCTGGGGAAAGTCGTTGAGAACTTTGTTGATCATTTATcatccttaaagaaaaaaacaaaacaaaacaatcagtCTACTAGAAGTTCATTCTAAACTAACCTTTCAGTTAAACAAAAgccatcagcagtgctgcag
The Coturnix japonica isolate 7356 chromosome 18, Coturnix japonica 2.1, whole genome shotgun sequence DNA segment above includes these coding regions:
- the FAM20A gene encoding pseudokinase FAM20A isoform X1, translated to MPGPRRDRPVVLLLLGTLLAADLYFHLWPRVRRELAPSAPSCPCRRRSAPSAAPPPPAFAASSSSSSSSSSSPLRRLFAHPLYRAAAPPGPAEPLLGAREALRYYRRKAARWNRRHKLYRQELNLTAAAVLLPLRPESSWLQFHLGISRDGLYPRSSPAVSRLLQDMHDFATISAASPALADYSQDEKALLGACDCSQIVKPSGVHLKLVLRFQDFGKAMFKPMRQKREEETPEDFFYFVDFQRHNAEIAAFHLDRILDFRRVPPTVGRLINITKEILEVTRNEVLQSVFFVSPASNVCFFAKCPYMCKTEYAVCGNPHLLEGSLSAFLPSLNLAPRLSIPNPWIRSYSFDEKEEWEVNPLYCDTVREIYPYSSGNRLLNIVDMAIFDFLIGNMDRHHYEMFTKFGDDGFLLHLDNARGFGRHSHDEISILAPLSQCCVIKRTTLLRLQLLAEPEYQLSAVMRESLLQDPLAPVLTEPHLLALDRRLQLILKAVRKCIDTHGEAKVVANDTRQPEAPASDRVKLST
- the FAM20A gene encoding pseudokinase FAM20A isoform X2, translated to MPGPRRDRPVVLLLLGTLLAADLYFHLWPRVRRELAPSAPSCPCRRRSAPSAAPPPPAFAASSSSSSSSSSSPLRRLFAHPLYRAAAPPGPAEPLLGAREALRYYRRKAARWNRRHKLYRQELNLTAAAVLLPLRPESSWLQFHLGISRDGLYPRSSPAVSRLLQDMHDFATISADYSQDEKALLGACDCSQIVKPSGVHLKLVLRFQDFGKAMFKPMRQKREEETPEDFFYFVDFQRHNAEIAAFHLDRILDFRRVPPTVGRLINITKEILEVTRNEVLQSVFFVSPASNVCFFAKCPYMCKTEYAVCGNPHLLEGSLSAFLPSLNLAPRLSIPNPWIRSYSFDEKEEWEVNPLYCDTVREIYPYSSGNRLLNIVDMAIFDFLIGNMDRHHYEMFTKFGDDGFLLHLDNARGFGRHSHDEISILAPLSQCCVIKRTTLLRLQLLAEPEYQLSAVMRESLLQDPLAPVLTEPHLLALDRRLQLILKAVRKCIDTHGEAKVVANDTRQPEAPASDRVKLST